A genomic region of Pyrus communis chromosome 14, drPyrComm1.1, whole genome shotgun sequence contains the following coding sequences:
- the LOC137714101 gene encoding probable LRR receptor-like serine/threonine-protein kinase At3g47570: MKTTTIKERSRFLLAKMLSMIHCLCYIYMMIMANYFTAGALAIAHTNFNTDQSALLALKAHITSDPQNILTANWSSTSNSNICNWIGVTCGARHQRVTALNLSHMGLVGVIPPHLGNLSFLVDLYLKNNFFNGPLPQELSRLHRLKGINFQYNNFTGTIPSWFGSFATLQKIGLDGNGFSGFIPAAIFNLSALEIIGLSMNQLSGSIPREIGNLTMLKGIYIDDNKFKELPNEMGSLDQLEVLHAESNALKGSALVPVLNISSLTTLDLYGNNMSGSLPDNICEHLPSIQEFHLGKNQFDGLIPSKLWQCKELRVLVLEVNNFRGSVPKSIGNLTYLTEIYLADNNLTGTIPDEIGDLSQLQILALNENNLNGVIPSKLFNLSMIRVIGLSFNQLSGSLPANIGLTFPNLEMLNVAENNLVPGPLPNLSNASKLKVLDMNTNSFTGFLPSTLCSLKNLIFLGLFSNSLTIDASTPQAASTLSCLFNLRNLIYLDLGANPLNTTIPASRGNLSTSLRYVDISSSNIRGNIPIDIGNLSSLIILSLPNNQLSGAIPGSIQRLQNLQGLYLYNNELRGHIPYELCQLNNLADLNLGGNRLFGSIPSCLWELKYILHLNLSSNSLVGPLSEDLGKLRDLVDMDLSNNHFSGIIPDSIGGLQNMINLSLANNYLEGPIPSSFKTLLSLEFLDLSKNNLSGVIPKSLEALLYLKHLNLSFNKLQGEIPTGGPFGNFSADSFISNGALCGASRLRVPLCKNRTKVKPNWRKAKYIISGVISVILLAAATLILILCKKRNVEIVRETASLHQVLWRRVSRLELVRATNGFHESNLLGTGGFGSVYRGTLSDGIDIAVKVFNLQLEGAFKSFDRECEMLSNIRHRNLIKIISCCDELDFKALILQLMPNGSLKKWLYSPNHSMNILQRLDIMKDVALALEYLHHGYSIPIVHCDVKPSNILLDDDMVAHVADFGIARLIGCGDLMTETMTLATVGYMAPEFGMEGSISTRGDVYSFGIVLMETFTKRKPTDEMFVGEMDLKQWIADSLFPDATIGEVVDVDILGVEEDGDFVSRRDCLSSVMRLALACSAALPGERINMKDAAITLTKIKTKYLKDCGGVNS, translated from the exons ATGAAAACTACTACAATTAAGGAGAGAAGTCGTTTCCTACTAGCAAAAATGTTGTCGATGATACACTGCTTGTGTTATATCTATATGATGATTATGGCTAATTACTTTACTGCAGGTGCATTAGCAAtagctcataccaatttcaacaCAGATCAGTCTGCGCTTCTTGCTCTCAAAGCTCACATCACTAGTGACCCTCAAAACATCTTGACCGCCAACTGGTCCTCTACCTCCAATTCCAACATTTGCAACTGGATTGGCGTTACCTGCGGTGCTCGCCACCAGAGAGTCACGGCCTTAAATCTCTCGCACATGGGTCTTGTCGGAGTTATTCCTCCGCATCTTGGCAACCTCTCATTTCTCGTTGATTTGTACCttaagaataatttttttaatggtcCCCTACCCCAAGAATTGTCTCGTTTGCACCGGTTGAAGGGGATTAACTTTCAATACAACAACTTCACGGGAACCATTCCTTCGTGGTTTGGGTCCTTCGCTACACTTCAAAAGATCGGATTGGACGGTAATGGCTTCTCTGGTTTCATACCCGCTGCTATCTTCAACTTATCTGCACTCGAAATAATTGGTTTGAGCATGAACCAACTATCAG GTAGCATACCCAGAGAAATAGGCAACTTAACAATGCTGAAGGGCATATACATTGACGACAACAAGTTCAAAG AACTTCCAAACGAGATGGGCAGTTTAGATCAGTTGGAGGTGTTGCATGCGGAGTCTAATGCCCTAAAAGGCTCTGCTCTTGTGCCTGTCCTCAACATATCttctttgactactttggatcTATACGGAAACAACATGAGTGGCAGCCTTCCGGACAATATATGTGAGCATCTTCCGAGTATTCAAGAGTTTCATTTGGGTAAAAACCAGTTTGACGGTCTGATTCCCTCCAAACTGTGGCAATGCAAGGAGCTTCGTGTATTGGTATTAGAGGTTAACAATTTTCGTGGAAGCGTACCCAAAAGTATTGGCAATTTGACCTACTTAACCGAGATTTATCTTGCTGACAATAATTTAACAG GTACAATACCAGATGAGATTGGTGATCTTTCGCAGTTACAGATTTTGGCACTGAATGAAAATAATCTCAATGGCGTCATCCCATCCAAACTCTTCAATCTCTCCATGATAAGAGTAATAGGGCTTTCTTTTAATCAGCTCTCAGGTAGCCTCCCAGCAAACATTGGTCTTACCTTTCCAAACCTAGAAATGCTTAATGTAGCCGAAAATAACCTTGTGCCCGGACCACTCCCTAACCTCTCCAATGCTTCCAAGCTCAAGGTGCTAGACATGAACACAAACTCATTTACTGGGTTTCTTCCTAGCACGCTATGTTCCTTGAAAAACCTCATTTTTCTTGGCTTGTTCTCGAATAGTTTGACAATTGATGCTTCTACTCCACAAGCAGCAAGCACTCTCTCTTGCTTGTTTAATCTTAGAAATTTGATATACTTAGACTTGGGAGCCAATCCACTTAACACCACGATTCCAGCTTCTCGTGGGAATCTCTCTACATCACTCCGATATGTTGACATAAGCAGTTCCAACATCAGGGGTAACATTCCAATTGATATTGGCAACTTGAGCAGCTTGATAATATTAAGCCTGCCAAACAATCAGTTGAGTGGAGCAATTCCAGGTTCAATTCAAAGGCTACAAAATCTCCAAGGTTTGTATTTGTACAATAACGAACTACGAGGACATATCCCGTATGAACTCTGTCAACTAAACAATCTAGCCGATCTAAATTTGGGTGGTAATCGGCTCTTTGGTTCTATTCCTTCCTG CTTGTGGGAACTCAAGTATATATTGCACCTAAACTTGTCTTCCAATTCTCTGGTTGGACCACTCTCAGAAGACCTCGGAAAGTTGAGAGATTTGGTGGATATGGATTTATCAAATAACCATTTCTCTGGAATCATTCCCGATAGCATTGGTGGTCttcaaaatatgattaatttgtCCTTGGCAAACAATTATTTAGAAGGCCCAATTCCCAGTTCATTTAAAACCTTGCTAAGCCTAGAATTCTTGGATTTGTCCAAAAATAATCTATCTGGAGTGATCCCAAAATCATTGGAAGCACTCTTGTATCTCAAGCATCTGAATTTGTCTTTCAACAAACTCCAAGGAGAAATTCCAACTGGCGGGCCTTTCGGAAACTTCTCTGCTGATTCATTTATATCAAACGGCGCACTCTGCGGTGCTTCCCGACTCCGTGTTCCACTgtgcaaaaatagaacaaaagttAAGCCAAATTGGAGGAAAGCAAAATATATCATCTCAGGGGTCATATCAGTGATACTCCTAGCGGCTGCTACATTGATTCTGATACTATGCAAGAAAAGGAATGTCGAAATTGTTAGAGAAACTGCCTCGCTACATCAAGTTCTTTGGAGACGAGTTTCGCGCCTAGAACTTGTAAGGGCAACAAATGGATTTCATGAAAGTAACTTGCTAGGCACGGGGGGTTTTGGCTCAGTCTACAGAGGAACACTTTCAGACGGGATAGATATCGCCGTCAAGGTTTTCAATTTACAGCTAGAAGGGGCATTCAAGAGTTTTGATAGGGAATGTGAAATGCTAAGCAATATTCGTCACCGGAATCTTATTAAAATCATAAGTTGCTGCGATGAACTTGATTTCAAAGCCCTGATACTTCAATTGATGCCTAATGGAAGCCTCAAAAAGTGGTTGTATTCTCCAAACCACTCCATGAATATCCTGCAGAGGCTAGACATAATGAAAGATGTTGCATTGGCACTAGAATATCTTCATCATGGTTACTCGATACCTATCGTTCATTGTGATGTGAAACCAAGCAATATACTACTAGATGATGATATGGTTGCACATGTTGCTGATTTTGGCATTGCAAGACTCATCGGCTGTGGAGATTTGATGACAGAAACCATGACCCTAGCCACAGTTGGCTATATGGCTCCAG AGTTTGGGATGGAAGGAAGCATTTCGACAAGAGGGGATGTGTATAGTTTTGGTATTGTACTCATGGAGACATTCACAAAAAGGAAGCCAACAGACGAGATGTTTGTCGGGGAAATGGATTTAAAGCAATGGATTGCAGATTCATTATTTCCAGATGCTACAATAGGTGAAGTTGTGGATGTCGATATACTTGGGGTGGAAGAAGATGGTGATTTCGTGAGCAGGAGGGATTGCTTATCATCCGTTATGAGATTAGCTTTAGCTTGCTCTGCAGCATTGCCGGGAGAGAGGATTAACATGAAAGATGCCGCAATCACACTCACCAAAATCAAGACTAAGTATTTGAAGGACTGTGGAGGAGTGAACTCTTAG
- the LOC137714449 gene encoding uncharacterized protein, which yields MSHSNLMNNYFNPNSVYTKEDFRRHFQIKHHVFERLLRDLQQVNLYFRQKKDKADRPVDSMDETHGMSESTCLYTLEQFYDTIVQVYKDEYLRKLNQEDLNRLLRKAKDRGFPSMIGSLDCMHWDWKNCPTGWQ from the exons ATGTCGCATAGCAATCtaatgaacaactacttcaaccccaactcggtgtacacaAAAGAGGATTTCAGACGTCACTTCCAGATAAAGCATCATGTCTTCGAGCGTTTACTTCGTGATCTTCAACAGGTCAATCTATACTTTCGACAGAAGAAGGACAAAGCAGACCGtcctg TTGATTCGATGGATGAAACCCatggtatgtctgagtctacatgcctttATACACTTGAACAATTCTATGACACAATTGTTCAGGTTTACAAAGACGAGTACCTCCGCAAGCTaaatcaagaagatctgaatCGGCTCCTTCGCAAAGCTAAAGACCGTGGGTTTCCGagcatgatagggtcattagactgcatgcattgggattggaagaactGTCCCACCGGATGGCAATGA
- the LOC137714447 gene encoding copper-transporting ATPase HMA4-like, with product MVRLMRENNVQFGPEVDKYVSEHDNLARTLKPEAARVISYLHSINITSIMVTGDDWATVAASAMEVGVDKVYAETVPLGKADRIKELQLRLYNSYRGSVSGLQLPSSTRDLGMAIGAGTDVAIEAAYSSDEEQLGRCSYSH from the exons ATGGTGAGGCTCATGCGGGAAAATAATGTCCAGTTTGGTCCTGAGGTTGACAAGTATGTTTCGGAACATGATAATCTGGCTCGAACGT TGAAGCCAGAGGCTGCACGAGTCATCTCTTATCTTCACTCAATAAACATTACAAGCATCATGGTTACTGGTGATGACTGGGCTACAGTGGCAGCCAGTGCGATGGAGGTTGGCGTTGATAAGGTGTATGCTGAGACGGTTCCACTAGGAAAAGCTGATAGAATCAAAGAATTACAGTTACGATTATATAATAGTTACAGGGGTAGTGTGAGTGGATTACAATTACCCAGCTCCACAA GAGATCTTGGCATGGCAATTGGTGCTGGCACCGACGTAGCTATAGAAGCTGCTTATAGTTCTGATGAAGAGCAACTTGGAAGATGTAGTTACAGCCATTGA